From a single Paenibacillus sp. FSL R5-0345 genomic region:
- a CDS encoding extracellular solute-binding protein, translated as MQMNKLRGKSSSILLMSVLSLALLAGCGGNSNSANKENAAVKESNNGGDTAQSNNTGTEEKTGLDTSKKVELQFYMLGDAPKDLSSIESQINKMAEEDLNATVKFNYTTWTDWDQKYKLLLSSGQSIDLIFTADWTQYQAYAKKGAFLAIDDLLPKAAPALQQFVPQDMWEAVKIDGKIYTVPATYKEYVTNGFVWREDLRKKYNLPQPTDLASYEAYMEGIKKNEPKMSPASFNSDVRGNLHDVYTTLNAMVGSPLPYGIGIKYSDPAKAYLYWGSEEHKEELLTMRRWQEKGLISKNVLNVKDTIQAPIIAGKAASIFGDNPTRFNDTLMKVKAAHPDWELGYYPYGKTIGYATPVHPIHNGFAIPKGSKNPERALAFYEKMVLDKRYNQLTQYGVEGKNYKIDANGYYELIGDASTNGFTREGMNGWAWRNPEFMIFDKSYDGVKEIFADLDKIQKPDIFTGFAEDYTSYQAEKAALEQVEKQYLYPLQAGLVEDVDAGLVTFMEKAKQAGLEKIQAEYIKQWDAYAQEKGL; from the coding sequence ATTCAGATGAACAAACTACGGGGCAAAAGCAGCTCTATTCTGCTAATGTCAGTACTCAGCTTGGCTCTACTGGCAGGCTGTGGGGGGAACTCCAATTCCGCGAACAAGGAAAATGCAGCAGTAAAAGAGAGCAACAACGGGGGGGATACAGCTCAGAGTAACAACACCGGAACAGAGGAGAAGACGGGGCTGGATACATCTAAGAAGGTTGAACTGCAATTTTATATGCTGGGTGATGCTCCGAAGGATCTTTCAAGTATTGAGTCGCAAATTAACAAGATGGCTGAAGAAGATTTGAATGCGACCGTTAAATTCAACTATACAACTTGGACAGACTGGGATCAGAAGTACAAATTGCTGCTATCTTCTGGTCAATCGATTGATTTGATATTCACTGCAGACTGGACACAGTATCAAGCTTACGCTAAAAAAGGGGCCTTTTTGGCTATAGATGATCTGCTGCCGAAGGCTGCTCCAGCCCTCCAGCAATTTGTACCGCAAGACATGTGGGAAGCCGTTAAGATTGATGGGAAGATCTACACTGTACCTGCGACTTATAAGGAGTATGTAACGAATGGTTTCGTATGGCGTGAGGATTTGCGCAAGAAATACAACCTGCCTCAGCCGACAGACTTGGCCAGTTACGAAGCATATATGGAAGGTATTAAGAAGAATGAACCGAAGATGTCGCCAGCATCCTTTAACAGTGATGTGAGGGGGAATCTGCATGATGTCTACACCACACTTAACGCGATGGTTGGAAGCCCGCTGCCTTACGGTATTGGAATTAAGTACAGCGATCCTGCGAAGGCTTATCTTTACTGGGGCTCGGAGGAACATAAAGAAGAACTGCTGACCATGAGACGCTGGCAGGAAAAAGGCTTAATCTCCAAAAATGTATTGAACGTGAAGGATACTATTCAGGCTCCGATTATTGCTGGAAAAGCAGCAAGTATTTTCGGAGATAACCCGACCCGCTTCAACGATACGCTGATGAAAGTTAAAGCGGCCCATCCAGATTGGGAGCTGGGTTACTACCCTTATGGTAAAACTATTGGTTACGCAACACCAGTGCATCCTATTCATAATGGGTTCGCGATCCCGAAGGGCAGCAAGAACCCGGAACGCGCACTAGCCTTCTATGAGAAGATGGTTTTGGATAAACGTTACAATCAGCTGACACAATACGGTGTTGAGGGGAAAAACTATAAGATTGATGCAAACGGTTATTATGAGCTTATTGGAGACGCTTCTACGAACGGTTTCACTCGTGAAGGGATGAATGGCTGGGCATGGCGGAACCCGGAATTTATGATATTCGACAAATCCTATGATGGTGTGAAGGAAATCTTTGCTGATCTCGACAAGATTCAGAAACCGGATATCTTCACAGGCTTTGCAGAAGATTACACCTCTTATCAGGCTGAAAAAGCGGCATTGGAGCAGGTAGAGAAGCAATACCTGTATCCGCTGCAAGCCGGATTGGTAGAGGATGTTGATGCGGGTCTAGTTACCTTCATGGAGAAGGCTAAGCAGGCTGGTCTTGAGAAGATCCAGGCGGAATATATCAAGCAATGGGATGCTTACGCACAGGAGAAGGGTTTGTAA